The Oryzias latipes chromosome 16, ASM223467v1 genome includes a region encoding these proteins:
- the LOC101171107 gene encoding tyrosine-protein kinase STYK1, translated as MSGSGYPCKNGDTFCDIRYFEQEVIVLPVLLIASFLVTLVFILLLRYCPEKVDRIRSKSYKTNSRRTLHGIDAPPELNVLEHESIDLDSHNSYSTFNPPSSFISKPLTRPVISPAVPPSPPPEPYKPSFAPIVQPRELPRQRLPESFNLVTPLQGSFSLRSESSVSLYRARMENRNVVLRVLSDSADATQRHSFLGFASFLAQLGPHPFIPELLGVVSLRAPLVTVVEEMENRDLLSFLWRCREELVDPPCEMTERRIFTMAKQVASALEFLHGKDLIHGNIRARSVLVSKQYTAKLWGLFGVHTRKNKGITQKDDPSMKKWQAPELLVKKPPTPSSDVWSFGILLYEMVTLGEAPFAEIPANELLQFHQRGKSLKKSPNCSNSLHTLIRACCQWKDQERPPLAEVSRKLAAGEKSASDKILKTPKTVNIEEYLQEAGYGESSSYTVF; from the exons ATGTCAGGTTCAGGCTACCCTTGCAAAAATGGAGACACCTTCTGTG ATATTCGTTACTTTGAGCAGGAAGTGATTGTTTTGCCCGTCCTGCTGATTGCCAGCTTCTTGGTCACTttggtcttcatcctcttgCTGCGTTACTGCCCAGAGAAGGTCGATCGAATCAGGTCAAAGTCCTACAAGACAAACTCCAGGAGAACGCTGCATGGCATTGATG CTCCACCAGAGCTCAACGTCCTAGAGCATGAAAGCATCGACCTGGATTCGCACAATTCCTACTCTACCTTCAACCCTCCCAGCAGTTTCATCAGCAAACCTCTCACCCGGCCTGTGATCTCTCCTGCAGTCCCACCCAGCCCCCCACCGGAGCCCTACAAGCCCAGTTTCGCTCCCATTGTCCAGCCCAGAGAGTTGCCCCGCCAGAGGTTACCAGAGTCTTTCAACCTGGTCACGCCTCTGCAGGGCAGCTTCTCTCTGCGCTCTGAAAGCAGCGTGTCCCTCTACAGGGCCCGAATGGAAAACAGGAATGTGGTGCTGCGGGTGCTGAGTG ACTCGGCCGATGCAACCCAGAGGCACAGCTTCCTGGGTTTTGCATCCTTCCTGGCACAGCTGGGACCACATCCGTTCATCCCGGAGCTGCTCGGCGTCGTCTCCCTTCGAGCTCCTCTGGTCACAGTTGTGGAGGAGATGGAAAACAGAGACCTTCTCAGCTTCTTGTGGCGATGCAGAGAG GAGCTTGTGGATCCTCCATGTGAAATGACTGAAAGACGAATATTTACCATGGCCAAACAAGTGGCCTCTGCACTG GAATTCCTTCACGGCAAAGATCTGATCCATGGAAACATCCGTGCCCGCAGCGTGCTCGTCAGCAAGCAGTACACAGCTAAGCTGTGGGGCCTGTTCGGGGTTCACACACGGAAGAACAAGGGGATCACTCAGAAGGATGATCCCAGCATGAAGAAGTGGCAGGCACCAGAGCTGTTGGTCAAAAAGCCTCCCACCCCGAGCAGTGATGT GTGGTCTTTTGGGATTTTATTGTATGAAATGGTGACTTTGG gtgaAGCACCGTTTGCAGAAATCCCAGCTAATGAGCTGCTGCAGTTTCATCAAAGAGGGAAAAGTCTGAAGAAATCCCCCAACTGCTCCAATTCCCT ACACACTCTCATTAGAGCCTGCTGCCAGTGGAAAGATCAAGAACGACCCCCCCTGGCTGAAGTGAGTCGAAAGCTTGCAGCAGGAGAAAAGAGCGCCTCCGATAAAATTCTCAAGACGCCAAAGACGGTCAACATAGAGGAGTACCTGCAGGAGGCCGGATATGGAGAGTCCAGCAGTTACACCGTTTTTTGA
- the gstk1 gene encoding glutathione S-transferase kappa 1 has translation MASRKVVELFYDVVSPYSWLGFEVMCRYRHVWNIELKLRPAFLGGVMHGSGNKPPGMVPNKFKYMDKDLTRLAKYFDVPLKCPADPFEVMFQKGSMSAMRFVTAVQERETGGDEQVEQVSRELWRRIWSEDKDITQPESMSEAAKKAGLSDSDVEAALQLYTSQPIKDKLKNTTEHALSYGAFGFPMIVCHIDGKPEIFFGSDRFELMAFCIGEKWLGPKPDKSAARL, from the exons ATGGCATCGAGAAAGGTGGTGGAGTTGTTCTATGATGTGGTGTCTCCGTACTCCTGGCTGGGATTTGAG GTTATGTGTCGCTACAGACATGTGTGGAACATCGAGCTGAAACTGCGTCCGGCTTTTCTGGGAGGCGTCATGCACGGATCAG GCAACAAGCCTCCTGGTATGGTTCCTAACAAATTTAAATATATGGACAAGGACCTCACCCGCTTGGCAAAATACTTTGATGTCCCTTTAAAGTGTCCAGCAGACCCGTTTGAGGTCATGTTCCAAAAAG GCTCCATGTCTGCAATGCGATTTGTCACAGCAGTGCAAGAGAGGGAGACAGGTGGAGACGAGCAGGTGGAGCAGGTTTCCCGTGAGCTGTGGAGACGGATCTGGAGTGAAGATAAAGACATTACCCAGCCTGAATCGATGTCTGAg GCAGCAAAGAAAGCTGGACTGTCTGACAGTGATGTCGAAGCAGCACTACAGCTGTATACTTCCCAGCCGATTAAAGACAAgcttaaaaacacaacagagcaTGCACTTAGTTATGGG gcgTTTGGCTTCCCCATGATTGTGTGTCATATTGATGGAAAGCcagaaatattttttggatCTGACAGATTTGAGCTCATGGCCTTCTGCATTG GTGAGAAATGGCTGGGCCCTAAACCTGATAAATCAGCTGCCAGACTGTGA